A window from Solanum stenotomum isolate F172 chromosome 7, ASM1918654v1, whole genome shotgun sequence encodes these proteins:
- the LOC125870725 gene encoding uncharacterized protein LOC125870725, protein MAGTKRKSIEGNGQNKGRDFKKKNQGSSGGSGGKDGRRKRVGPRLPNAMLKELQLPKRYADSDEEIGSDDALNDLYEYEEGVAEEESRKNRRFDPVENYQYELPEEFEDENVPSDEEDGEDDEGGQRGDEEEEEEDDGRHSRLLQEITGLPTDAFDGKKKKNDVIIAEAYSESEYNPSRDILDGDGRISIQDLLDPLHGKSDHSKLRKSMSRMEKKSMPIHAPLPKPDQERLERDAAYGFIQKDVTKWEPHVKRNREAPTIYFGKDKDVGYSTVGEIAAEFEPRSDFEKKIASLFNDHEVVEAHRKDGARLLELNKISVEDVKERQDQLAKMRSLLFRHEMKAKRVKKIKSKVYHRLLKKDRLKQAGTTIETDPEAAKEQAMKQEFKRAEERLTLKHKNSSKWAKRILKRGLDVQDDGTRAAIAEQLNQHALLSRKANNMNESSSSEESSDEDDLDEASDGSDQDAAVKLLKKAKDKTAEVLEGDEELPASGVLSLPFMVRGLKRRKEAADEEAKLALEEFESSLKELEDKNEPKTQGTNILTGRRVFGAQKKQAPEPKKKATSDNYYGDSDSEGETDARENGISAHEEINISQREVHFDPNLLREESEINHDSLFKSFDDIARDPGSKTSYEVSIFAADSWKKINDSSAKGKQTKSANAKSAISLQITEPVERKPDGEEIDEDSDTDSGGEMVDGILTSGTKSTYEIPSQEELIRRAFAGDDVEDDFEREKQDALNEEVPEPEKPVLLPGWGQWTNIQKKRGPPSWMLEEHDNAKKKREEALKKRKDANLNHVIISEKRDKKAEKLYTPTLPYPFTSQEIFEGSIRMPIGPEFNPGTAVPALIRPEVVKRSGSIIKPIKFKEVDPHEKAQDHKRGGVQKRKGGKSKGKATK, encoded by the exons ATGGCGGGGACGAAGAGAAAAAGCATAGAAGGAAATGGACAAAACAAAGGAAGAGActttaagaagaaaaatcaagGTTCAAGTGGAGGTAGTGGAGGAAAAGATGGTAGAAGAAAAAGGGTCGGTCCTCGTTTGCCTAATGCTATGTTAAAGGAGCTTCAATTACCGAAACGGTACGCAGATTCCGATGAAGAAATTGGTTCTGATGATGCTCTTAATGACTTGTATGAGTATGAAGAAGGGGTTGCTGAAGAGGAGTCCAGGAAGAATAGACGTTTCGACCCAGTTGAAAATTACCAATATGAGCTTCCTGAGGAATTTGAG GATGAAAATGTACCTTCGGATGAAGAAGATGGTGAGGATGATGAGGGTGGTCAGAGAGGAgatgaagaggaagaggaagaagatgatGGAAGACATTCACGATTGTTGCAAGAAATTACTGGACTTCCAACTGATGCTTTTGATG gcaagaagaagaaaaatgatgtTATCATAGCTGAGGCATATTCAGAGTCCGAGTATAATCCCAGTCGTGATATTTTGGATGGGGATGGCCGGATTAGCATCCAGGATCTTCTGGACCCCCTCCATGGGAAGTCTGACCATAGCAAACTTAGAAAGAGCATGAGTCGGATGGAGAAGAAGTCCATGCCTATTCATGCACCTCTTCCGAAACCAGATCAAGAAAGATTGGAAAGAGATGCTGCTTATGGTTTTATCCAGAAGGATGTTACAAAATGGGAACCTCATGTCAAAAGAAACAGAGAGGCTCCGACTATATATTTTGGCAAAGATAAGGACGTGGGATATTCTACTGTAGGAGAAATCGCTGCTGAATTTGAACCAAGAagtgattttgagaaaaaaattgcttCTCTTTTTAATGACCACGAGGTTGTTGAAGCTCATAGAAAAGATGGTGCAAGACTTCTTGAACTTAATAAG ATATCTGTAGAAGATGTGAAGGAGCGCCAAGACCAGCTTGCTAAGATGCGTAGTCTTCTTTTCCGTCATGAAATGAAGGCAAAACGAGTCAAGAAGATAAAGTCAAAAGTGTATCATCGTTTGCTAAAAAAGGATAGATTGAAACAAGCAGGTACTACAATTGAAACAGATCCAGAAGCAGCCAAAGAGCAGGCCATGAAACAAGAATTCAAAAGGGCAGAG GAACGCTTGACCCTGAAGCACAAGAACAGCTCCAAGTGGGCAAAGCGCATCTTAAAACGTGGATTGGATGTGCAAGATGACGGAACACGAGCTGCTATTGCTGAACAACTGAATCAACATGCCCTTTTGTCCAGAAAAGCAAATAACATGAACGAGAGCAGTAGTAGTGAAGAAAGCAGTGATGAGGATGACCTTGATGAGGCTTCTGATGGATCAGATCAGGATGCTGCAGTAAAACTGTTGAAGAAAGCAAAGGACAAGACTGCTGAAGTCTTAGAAGGGGACGAAGAATTGCCAGCGTCAGGAGTGCTTTCCTTACCTTTCATG GTACGTGGATTGAAAAGAAGGAAAGAGGCGGCCGATGAAGAAGCAAAACTTGCTCTGGAAGAGTTTGAGTCATCATTGAAGGAATTAGAAGACAAGAACGAGCCAAAAACTCAAGGAACAAATATTTTGACTGGTAGGAGGGTTTTTGGTGCTCAAAAAAAGCAGGCACCTGAACCCAAAAAGAAAGCGACATCAGACAATTATTATGGCGACAGTGATAGTGAAGGTGAGACAGATGCCAGAGAAAATGGCATCAGTGCtcatgaagaaattaatatttcTCAGAGGGAAGTTCATTTTGATCCCAATTTACTTCGTGAAGAGTCTGAGATTAATCATGATTCTCTGTTTAAG AGTTTTGACGACATTGCGAGAGACCCAGGCTCAAAGACATCATACGAAGTTTCCATTTTTGCAGCCGACTCATGGAAAAAG ATTAATGATTCATCAGCTAAAGGGAAGCAAACAAAATCTGCAAATGCAAAGAGTGCAATCTCTTTACAGATCACAGAACCTGTTGAGAGGAAACCTGATGGGGAG GAAATTGATGAGGATAGCGATACAGATAGTGGGGGAGAAATGGTTGATGGAATTTTAACATCTGGGACCAAGTCCACATATGAAATCCCATCTCAAGAAGAACTTATTCGGCGTGCTTTTGCTGGTGATGATGTTGAAGACGACTTTGAGAGAGAAAAACAAGATGCATTGAATGAGGAAGTTCCAGAGCCTGAGAAGCCCGTTTTACTGCCTGGTTGGGGACAATGGACCAATATACAAAAGAAGAGAGGTCCGCCTTCTTGGATGCTTGAAGAACATGATAATgccaaaaagaaaagggaagaagCTCTCAAGAAGAGAAAGGATGCTAATCTGAATCATGTTATCATCTCCGAAAAGAGGGATAAGAAG GCTGAGAAGTTATACACGCCAACATTACCTTATCCGTTTACATCCCAAGAAATTTTTGAGGGGAGCATTCGGATGCCCATTGGACCTGAATTCAACCCCGGAACAGCAGTTCCAGCTCTTATTCGCCCAGAG GTGGTAAAGAGGAGCGGTAGTATCATAAAGCCAATCAAATTCAAGGAGGTAGATCCCCATGAAAAAGCACAAGACCACAAACGTGGTGGTGTGCAGAAAAGGAAGGGTGGTAAAAGTAAGGGCAAAGCCACAAAATAG
- the LOC125870862 gene encoding uncharacterized protein LOC125870862 yields the protein MEKSRHRKSRSASGIMEGSKLGQKQVATPKVTLNSRSYCDETTRGDMIMHDLGKISSKRVTGTPIKNLLAEEMAKEGESKKRPTSIVARLMGLEGMPSPQHIGRQQRRFSDSCQHRNEQIDSRRRKQLFDEQSSKRSSMEHQEFKDVYEDLEASHVGNRRHSSRWNETGRFATPDMALIQQKFMDAKRLSTDERFQNSKEFNDTLEALDSNKELLLKYLQEPDSLFVKHLQDLQVESASSTCSRIAVLKPSNSVKYEGSAKSSKSVRGGSCKQSISLQKERLDGLLLQSQHRHSGHNSQKSSPVLSEGKEENILPTRIVVLKPNLGITQSNIASVPHHPDVRKHAQYHRASPGGAGEEEEKNSSKNMGITRPKSNEARDIAKEITRRMRDSFGPFDGRDAYFRGSGVKGYAGDESSCDVYESDSTGDSDITTLSCRKSSGRGNLKKSSSLGSESSVGREAKKRLSERWKMTQYYQDIEMAGKSSTLGEMLSLPDGRMKHDYCDTMVHVEEVTNEPGGRKGTTEWDFPLGISSRDGWKDVCINDSSGYRSTSPPFCSKKHRTRARREVFSNKQCSISKEPVNREQSVNHHRSRSLDGMVNLRDEFLSKDSRSSKKKLHSYRLGSDSLSKGKLRQRIDMNLKEDLSEKRSLASQVASADGLSYTNASDDAETESITLSSEYSVEMHWKLPAECGNASPMNQEVSILQEALPEPSPPSASVVLEYPAPEPESSVSSKEADHRSPLSVLEYPAPEPESSVSSKEADHPSPPSVLEVPFTEDVSSGSECFERVSAELNGLRMQLKLLKMESEPYADVILSDDEVESFEDNCSLRSQSWQSSYIMDVLTDSGLKASDPDTFVTSFHTLECPLSPWIFDNLEKKYTDEITGPRYERRLLFDRINLGLLEIVRKYVDPCPWVKPIEGINWRWETYGMKNILHQLLRSHEDPANADTPGNVVEEMHWLALKDDMDVTVKDIEELLIEDLMEEVVGAI from the exons atGGAGAAAAGTCGTCACAGGAAGTCTAGGAGTGCTTCCGGAATTATGGAAG GAAGCAAACTAGGTCAGAAACAAGTTGCTACACCAAAAGTGACTCTCAATTCTCGTTCCTACTGTGATGAAACTACTAGGGGAGATATG ATTATGCATGATTTAGGGAAGATCTCTTCCAAACGAGTTACTGGAACACCAATTAAGAACTTGCTTGCAGAAGAAATGGCGAAAGAAGGCGAATCAAAGAAAAGGCCGACCAGCATTGTTGCCAGATTGATGGGTCTTGAAGGGATGCCATCTCCGCAGCATATTGGTAGACAACAGAGAAGGTTTTCAGACAGCTGCCAACACAGAAATGAACAGATAGATTCAAGAAGGAGGAAGCAACTATTCGATGAACAATCAAGTAAAAGAAGCTCCATGGAGCACCAAGAATTCAAGGATGTGTATGAGGATTTGGAAGCATCACATGTTGGCAACCGTCGCCATTCATCAAGATGGAATGAAACTGGAAGATTTGCGACTCCTGATATGGCACTTATACAGCAGAAGTTTATGGATGCAAAACGTCTTTCAACTGATGAAAGGTTTCAGAACTCAAAAGAATTTAATGACACTCTTGAGGCGCTTGATTCAAATAAGGAATTATTGTTGAAGTATCTTCAGGAACCAGATTCCTTGTTTGTGAAGCACTTGCAGGATCTGCAAGTTGAGAGTGCTAGTTCTACGTGCAGTCGCATAGCAGTTTTGAAGCCATCAAATTCTGTGAAATATGAAGGCAGTGCCAAATCCTCCAAATCTGTTAGAGGCGGTTCATGTAAACAAAGCATCAGCTTGCAGAAAGAGCGCCTTGATGGTCTCTTACTCCAGTCACAGCATCGCCATAGTGGACATAATTCCCAAAAGTCCTCACCGGTTCTTTCTGAAGGGAAGGAGGAAAACATTCTACCAACAAGAATTGTTGTTCTGAAGCCAAACCTTGGGATAACACAAAGTAATATTGCTTCTGTTCCACATCACCCTGACGTGAGGAAGCATGCACAATATCATCGTGCTTCACCTGGGGGAGCAggagaagaggaagagaaaaaTTCATCCAAGAATATGGGGATCACAAGGCCCAAGTCAAATGAGGCAAGAGATATTGCAAAGGAAATTACGAGGCGGATGCGAGACTCTTTTGGGCCTTTTGATGGCAGGGATGCATATTTTAGAGGTTCTGGTGTTAAAGGATATGCTGGAGATGAAAGTTCTTGTGATGTTTATGAAAGTGATTCGACCGGTGACTCAGACATTACAACTTTGTCTTGTAGGAAGTCATCTGGTAGGGGTAATCTGAAAAAATCTTCATCCCTAGGTTCTGAATCATCAGTGGGTAGGGAGGCAAAGAAGAGGCTGTCTGAGAGGTGGAAGATGACTCAATATTATCAAGACATAGAAATGGCTGGTAAGAGTAGTACACTTGGTGAAATGCTTTCGTTACCTGATGGGCGAATGAAACATGATTATTGTGATACCATGGTGCATGTTGAAGAAGTGACTAACGAACCTGGTGGCAGGAAAGGAACTACTGAATGGGATTTTCCCTTGGGTATTAGTAGCAGGGATGGTTGGAAGGATGTATGTATTAATGATTCATCAGGATACAGATCAACTTCTCCACCTTTTTGCAGCAAAAAGCATAGAACCAGAGCACGTCGGGAAGTTTTTTCTAATAAGCAATGTTCAATTTCCAAAGAGCCTGTAAATCGGGAACAGTCCGTAAATCATCACAGAAGTAGGTCATTGGATGGTATGGTGAATTTGAGAGATGAATTCTTATCCAAAGACTCTAGATCCAGCAAAAAGAAACTGCATTCCTATCGACTTGGTAGCGACTCCTTGTCAAAAGGCAAGCTACGCCAGAGAATCGATATGAACCTAAAAGAGGACCTATCTGAGAAGCGGTCTTTAGCTTCTCAAGTGGCTTCTGCAGATGGCTTGAGTTATACTAATGCTTCAGATGATGCTGAAACCGAGAGTATTACCTTATCTTCAGAATATTCTGTTGAGATGCATTGGAAGCTACCTGCGGAATGTGGCAATGCTTCTCCTATGAACCAAGAGGTCTCAATTCTACAG GAAGCACTTCCAGAACCATCACCACCATCTGCTTCTGTTGTTTTGGAGTATCCTGCACCTGAACCTGAATCATCAGTAAGCTCCAAGGAGGCTGATCATCGTAGTCCACTTTCTGTTTTGGAGTATCCTGCACCTGAACCTGAATCATCAGTAAGCTCCAAGGAGGCTGATCATCCTAGTCCACCTTCTGTTTTGGAGGTTCCTTTTACAGAAGATGTGTCTTCCGGTTCAGAATGCTTTGAGAGAGTCAGTGCTGAACTTAATG GGCTTCGCATGCAACTAAAGCTCCTCAAGATGGAATCAGAGCCTTATGCTGATGTAATACTAAGTGATGACGAGGTTGAGTCCTTTGAAGACAATTGTAGTTTAAGGTCCCAAAGCTGGCAATCTTCTTACATAATGGATGTGCTAACCGACTCTGGGTTGAAAGCATCCGACCCTGATACATTCGTAACATCTTTCCACACTTTGGAGTGTCCTTTGAGTCCATGGATTTTCGACAATCTTGAGAAGAAGTACACTGATGAAATAACTGGACCGAGATACGAAAGGAGGCTACTGTTTGACCGTATAAACCTGGGTCTACTGGAGATTGTTAGGAAGTATGTGGATCCCTGCCCTTGGGTGAAGCCAATAGAGGGTATTAACTGGAGATGGGAGACTTATGGGATGAAAAACATTCTGCATCAATTGCTGAGAAGCCACGAAGATCCTGCAAACGCAGACACACCTGGTAACGTTGTGGAGGAGATGCATTGGCTAGCACTCAAGGATGACATGGACGTGACAGTTAAGGACATTGAGGAATTGTTGATAGAGGACCTCATGGAAGAAGTTGTAGGTGCAATCTAG